The Blautia hydrogenotrophica DSM 10507 genome window below encodes:
- a CDS encoding helix-turn-helix domain-containing protein codes for MINYKPLWITMKKQGITTYTLINKYEINPRTINNLKHNKSITMFTLEQLCEILSCEPNDVITFTKD; via the coding sequence TTGATTAACTATAAGCCCCTGTGGATAACGATGAAAAAACAAGGTATTACTACTTATACCTTAATTAACAAATATGAAATTAATCCAAGGACCATAAACAACTTAAAGCACAATAAGAGCATAACCATGTTCACTTTAGAACAGCTCTGTGAGATTTTGTCCTGTGAGCCCAACGACGTAATCACATTTACAAAGGATTGA
- a CDS encoding AbrB/MazE/SpoVT family DNA-binding domain-containing protein: MMSMKKGQHIFGTVKVGEKGQIVIPKEARQIFDIKAGDTLLVLGDEAQGIAIVKADVMKDLAVKILKGLGKLSNGIEDEK; this comes from the coding sequence ATGATGTCGATGAAAAAAGGACAGCACATATTTGGAACGGTTAAAGTGGGAGAAAAAGGACAAATTGTTATTCCCAAAGAAGCACGGCAGATTTTTGACATTAAGGCAGGAGACACCTTATTAGTGTTGGGAGACGAAGCACAAGGAATCGCTATTGTGAAGGCAGACGTTATGAAAGATTTAGCTGTGAAAATATTGAAAGGTCTTGGTAAATTAAGCAACGGCATAGAGGATGAAAAATAA
- a CDS encoding DUF998 domain-containing protein, translating into MKNNVMLILPIVFILDLLIPFTLAPAYKGYNHLTQVMSVLGNSKVPLHSVYNTWLVVFGITLAVTNFKVYAIVSEGSRLIAVILFVILLVYAIGGCILSGLFSVGEGKSLNSLSEKIHGYGSVIGFTCLTFAPLLLGIYTYKRNNIKFSIFSIGCFILALLCFSCFVMGDKPNCKNTFLAFEGLWQRLSLLFMYLPLGCLALFEK; encoded by the coding sequence ATGAAAAATAACGTAATGCTTATCTTACCGATCGTTTTCATTTTGGATTTACTTATTCCTTTTACCTTAGCTCCTGCATATAAAGGATATAATCATTTGACACAGGTTATGAGTGTTCTTGGAAATAGCAAAGTACCGTTGCACAGTGTGTATAATACATGGTTAGTAGTCTTTGGAATTACGTTAGCAGTAACTAATTTTAAGGTATATGCGATTGTCTCGGAGGGTTCAAGGCTGATTGCAGTAATCCTTTTTGTCATATTGCTGGTTTATGCAATCGGTGGCTGTATCCTTTCAGGCTTATTCTCTGTAGGAGAAGGAAAAAGTCTGAATAGTCTTTCCGAAAAAATACATGGTTATGGTTCTGTTATCGGATTTACGTGCTTGACATTTGCGCCGCTTCTATTGGGGATTTATACGTATAAAAGAAACAATATCAAATTTTCAATTTTCAGCATTGGGTGTTTCATATTAGCACTATTATGTTTTTCGTGCTTTGTTATGGGAGATAAACCTAATTGCAAGAATACATTTTTAGCATTTGAGGGTTTATGGCAAAGATTATCTTTATTATTTATGTACCTCCCCTTGGGGTGTCTGGCGTTATTTGAAAAATGA
- a CDS encoding PQQ-binding-like beta-propeller repeat protein, giving the protein MKHRNHHRKRLLLKSILIAAEILCILAIAICCIREQPRKSLGKAAAQMEIPEIAVSPPVSKEPQAPKTAPKKEIRFEPHCVPSTIPENMISSTEIEVDGTVLENIDEYTPDSEITFGLGKDYTKTEGIVTFRGNNFRDNAVYGTAEMKNYTLTGKWSHNTGSLTSGSDSWSGSGWTGQPLMSKWPKEMKQHMNMYDWAKEKDDLVEVIYACMDGYVYFLDLESGEPTRESLNLGYTFKGSGALDPRGYPILYVGAGYNSNLGTAKVFVINLLDCSTMYTFGDNDTFSQRGSLSFFDSSPLVDADTDTLIYPGENGILYLIKLNTAYNQTAGTLSIAPGRTVKWRYSGARSNTQNYWLGMEDSAAVYKSHLFIADNGGHLMCLNLNTLHLVWVQDILDDSNSTPVLSVENERLYLYVSTSFHLGWRSSGTAPVPIWKIDAETGEILWQTEYECHSEEGVSGGVQSTIATGTNSLSDYIYVTVSKTENNAAGVLACLKKDSGEIAWEHKAGYAWSSPVCVYNTDGTGKVLYCSSDGNVYLLDGITGQLHSTLSLSEGVIEATPAVYNNCAVVGTRDCKIWGIELG; this is encoded by the coding sequence ATGAAACACAGAAATCATCACAGAAAACGTCTGCTGCTCAAAAGTATTTTGATCGCCGCAGAAATCCTCTGTATCTTGGCCATTGCTATTTGCTGCATTCGTGAGCAGCCGAGGAAGTCACTCGGAAAAGCCGCCGCTCAAATGGAGATACCAGAGATCGCTGTGAGTCCTCCGGTTTCCAAAGAACCACAAGCCCCTAAGACGGCGCCCAAAAAAGAAATCCGTTTCGAACCTCACTGCGTCCCTTCAACGATTCCTGAAAATATGATCAGCAGTACTGAAATAGAGGTCGACGGCACTGTCCTCGAAAATATAGATGAATACACCCCTGACTCAGAAATCACCTTCGGATTAGGAAAAGACTATACAAAAACGGAAGGAATCGTCACCTTCCGTGGCAATAATTTCAGAGACAATGCCGTCTATGGTACTGCCGAGATGAAAAATTACACTCTGACTGGTAAATGGTCTCACAACACAGGCTCCCTCACTTCCGGTTCTGATTCCTGGAGTGGAAGCGGCTGGACCGGACAGCCTCTTATGAGCAAATGGCCAAAAGAGATGAAGCAGCATATGAATATGTATGACTGGGCAAAAGAAAAAGATGATCTTGTGGAAGTCATCTATGCCTGTATGGACGGCTATGTTTACTTCCTTGATCTGGAATCCGGCGAACCTACCCGTGAATCTCTGAATCTAGGCTATACCTTCAAAGGCTCCGGCGCATTGGACCCCCGCGGATATCCCATTTTATATGTGGGAGCTGGTTATAACAGCAATCTGGGCACCGCCAAAGTCTTTGTCATCAATCTCCTGGACTGCAGTACTATGTATACCTTTGGAGATAACGATACTTTTTCACAGAGAGGAAGTCTTAGCTTTTTTGACTCCTCCCCTCTGGTAGACGCTGACACGGACACTTTGATCTACCCGGGAGAAAACGGAATCCTCTATTTGATCAAGTTGAATACTGCTTACAATCAGACAGCCGGTACCCTGTCCATAGCCCCAGGAAGAACCGTAAAATGGCGCTATTCAGGAGCTCGTTCCAATACCCAAAACTATTGGCTGGGAATGGAAGACAGCGCCGCCGTGTACAAAAGCCATCTGTTCATCGCAGATAACGGCGGACACCTTATGTGCCTAAATCTGAATACTCTGCACCTAGTCTGGGTACAGGACATTCTCGACGACTCGAACTCTACACCAGTTCTCTCCGTGGAAAATGAGCGTCTTTATCTGTATGTCAGCACCTCCTTCCATCTCGGATGGAGAAGCAGCGGTACAGCTCCTGTTCCCATATGGAAAATTGATGCGGAAACCGGCGAAATCCTCTGGCAGACGGAATACGAATGCCATTCGGAAGAAGGGGTATCCGGCGGTGTTCAATCCACGATCGCGACTGGAACTAATAGCCTGTCCGACTATATCTATGTCACTGTCTCCAAGACAGAAAATAATGCAGCCGGCGTCCTGGCCTGCTTAAAAAAGGACTCCGGAGAAATCGCCTGGGAACACAAAGCTGGATATGCCTGGTCTTCCCCGGTATGCGTATATAATACCGACGGTACTGGAAAAGTCCTATATTGCAGCAGCGATGGAAATGTATACCTGCTGGATGGAATCACGGGTCAATTACACAGTACTCTTTCCCTGAGTGAAGGAGTAATTGAAGCCACCCCAGCAGTCTACAACAATTGCGCAGTCGTGGGTACCAGGGACTGTAAAATTTGGGGAATTGAGCTAGGATAG
- a CDS encoding GTP pyrophosphokinase: MGRKKNNKKLKQMRECHESAHMMSRYQYVMDSLLCKLRLIDADLKKDLKRPVVQKITGRIKTVESIRKKIEKKGLELNGNCVVNGLNDIVGVRAICFFRDDIYRVADAVRGQKDIKILKEKDYVAKPKRSGYQSIHLIVEVPVAYYETVEYVRAEIQIRSFAMDYWAELDYQMCYKKNAGEVEAIRKEICGYSDVMAQMDSKMIELRKRIEQETMKG; the protein is encoded by the coding sequence ATGGGAAGAAAGAAAAATAATAAGAAATTAAAGCAGATGAGAGAATGCCATGAGAGTGCGCACATGATGTCCAGATACCAATATGTGATGGACAGTCTGCTGTGTAAGTTAAGGTTGATTGATGCGGACTTAAAGAAAGATTTGAAAAGGCCGGTCGTCCAAAAGATTACAGGCAGAATTAAAACTGTTGAGAGTATACGCAAGAAAATAGAGAAGAAAGGTTTAGAACTGAATGGTAACTGTGTGGTCAATGGTCTAAATGACATCGTAGGGGTTCGCGCAATCTGCTTTTTCAGAGACGATATTTATCGTGTGGCCGATGCTGTTCGTGGACAGAAGGATATTAAGATTTTAAAGGAAAAAGATTATGTGGCGAAGCCGAAACGGTCCGGGTATCAGAGTATTCATTTGATTGTTGAGGTTCCCGTTGCCTATTATGAAACGGTGGAATATGTGCGGGCAGAAATTCAAATCCGGTCGTTTGCGATGGATTATTGGGCGGAACTGGACTATCAGATGTGTTATAAGAAAAATGCAGGGGAGGTCGAGGCCATTCGCAAGGAGATCTGTGGTTATTCAGATGTGATGGCTCAGATGGACAGCAAAATGATTGAGCTTCGAAAGAGAATTGAGCAGGAGACGATGAAAGGATGA
- a CDS encoding class I SAM-dependent methyltransferase: MGCGTGEILSAIRKRYPTASLCGIDISQEMLKQAEEKRMANVKLYLGDAEHLPFENAEFDVLICTDSFHHYPEPQRAIEEFYRVLQKDGYLLLADFVKPFPVRQLMNIFLPFSSEGDVKIYSRREIISFLRQNGFRDIQYQKINKSSYLTVAKK; this comes from the coding sequence GTGGGATGCGGTACAGGTGAAATTTTGAGTGCTATCAGAAAACGATATCCCACTGCTTCATTATGCGGGATTGATATTTCACAAGAAATGTTAAAACAGGCGGAAGAAAAAAGGATGGCTAATGTAAAGTTATATCTTGGCGATGCTGAACATTTGCCATTCGAAAATGCAGAATTTGATGTACTGATATGTACGGACAGTTTTCATCATTACCCAGAACCACAGCGAGCGATTGAGGAATTTTATAGAGTATTGCAGAAGGATGGATATTTATTATTGGCTGATTTTGTGAAACCATTTCCTGTTCGTCAGTTAATGAATATATTTCTTCCTTTTAGCAGCGAGGGTGACGTAAAAATATATTCTCGAAGAGAAATAATAAGCTTTTTGAGACAGAATGGGTTTCGGGACATCCAGTATCAAAAAATAAACAAGTCCAGTTATTTAACAGTAGCTAAAAAGTAA